In Pseudomonas sp. Leaf58, one DNA window encodes the following:
- a CDS encoding ABC transporter transmembrane domain-containing protein, translating into MPESVSPRQRRALRLGWQFVRPYRRQVLLALLALVVTAAITLSMGQGIRLLVDQGFMTRSAHQLNQTIGLFLLLVLALAVGTFSRFYLVSWIGERCVADIRRAVFDHLIGLHPGFFEDNRSSEIQSRLTADTTLLQSVIGSSLSMFLRNALMVIGGVVLLFITNPKLTSIVVVALPLVLAPILLFGRRVRSLSRQSQDRVADVGSYVAETLGQIKTVQAYNHQAHDRELFAGTVEAAFAVARQRIAQRAWLITLVIVLVLGAVGVMLWVGGMDVIAGRISAGELAAFVFYSLIVGSAFGTLSEVIGELQRAAGAAERIAELLAARSAILPPPVAQALPRASGRIELQQLVFAYPSRPSVAAVDGLSLTIEPGQTVALVGPSGAGKSTLFDLLLRFYDPQQGRILLDGQVITHFDPAQLRQQFALVAQNPSLFRGTVEANIRYGRPEATLAEVEAAARGAHADAFIRQLPEGYQTPLGEGGIGLSGGQRQRLAIARALLVDAPILLLDEATSALDAQSEHLIQQALPSLMAGRTTLVIAHRLATVQHADRIAVIDKGRLVAVGTHRQLIEESPLYARLAALQFSNG; encoded by the coding sequence ATGCCCGAATCGGTTTCCCCACGTCAACGCCGCGCCTTGCGCCTGGGTTGGCAGTTCGTTCGTCCGTACCGTCGCCAGGTGCTGCTGGCCTTGCTTGCGCTGGTGGTGACCGCCGCCATTACCCTGTCCATGGGCCAGGGCATTCGCCTGCTGGTGGACCAAGGCTTCATGACCCGCTCCGCACACCAGCTCAACCAAACCATTGGCTTGTTCCTGTTGTTGGTACTGGCCCTGGCAGTGGGCACCTTTAGCCGTTTCTATCTGGTGTCGTGGATTGGCGAGCGCTGCGTGGCCGATATCCGCCGCGCGGTGTTCGACCACCTGATCGGCCTGCACCCAGGTTTTTTTGAAGACAACCGCAGTTCCGAAATCCAGTCGCGGCTGACCGCCGACACCACGTTGCTGCAATCGGTAATCGGCTCATCGCTATCGATGTTCTTACGCAACGCGCTGATGGTCATCGGCGGGGTGGTGCTGCTGTTCATCACCAACCCCAAGCTCACCAGCATCGTGGTGGTAGCCCTGCCACTGGTGCTGGCGCCGATCCTGCTGTTCGGCCGCCGGGTGCGCAGCCTGTCGCGGCAGAGCCAGGACCGGGTGGCAGATGTGGGCAGCTACGTAGCCGAGACCCTCGGGCAGATCAAGACGGTGCAAGCCTACAACCACCAGGCGCATGACCGCGAGCTGTTCGCTGGTACGGTCGAGGCGGCGTTCGCCGTGGCCCGGCAGCGTATCGCCCAGCGCGCCTGGCTGATCACCCTGGTGATCGTGCTGGTGTTGGGGGCGGTGGGGGTGATGCTGTGGGTCGGCGGCATGGACGTGATCGCCGGGCGTATTTCTGCGGGCGAGCTGGCCGCTTTCGTGTTCTACAGCCTGATCGTCGGCAGTGCCTTCGGCACCCTCAGCGAAGTGATCGGCGAGCTGCAACGCGCAGCGGGCGCTGCCGAGCGCATTGCCGAACTGTTGGCGGCGCGCAGTGCCATTTTGCCGCCCCCGGTGGCGCAGGCGCTGCCGCGGGCCAGCGGGCGCATCGAGCTGCAACAGCTGGTGTTCGCCTATCCGTCACGCCCTTCGGTGGCGGCTGTCGACGGCCTGAGCCTGACCATTGAACCGGGGCAGACCGTGGCCTTGGTAGGCCCATCGGGGGCGGGCAAGTCGACCTTGTTCGATTTGTTGCTGCGCTTTTATGACCCCCAGCAAGGGCGCATTCTGCTCGATGGCCAGGTGATTACTCATTTCGACCCTGCGCAACTGCGCCAGCAGTTCGCCCTGGTAGCGCAAAACCCCTCGCTGTTCCGCGGCACGGTCGAGGCTAACATCCGCTATGGTCGGCCCGAGGCGACCTTGGCCGAGGTCGAGGCCGCGGCCCGTGGTGCCCATGCCGATGCGTTCATCCGGCAACTGCCCGAGGGCTACCAGACACCGCTGGGCGAGGGCGGCATCGGCCTGTCCGGCGGGCAGCGGCAACGCCTGGCCATTGCCCGGGCGTTGCTGGTCGATGCGCCGATCCTGTTGCTGGACGAGGCCACCAGCGCCCTCGACGCGCAAAGTGAACACCTGATTCAGCAGGCGCTGCCCAGCCTGATGGCCGGGCGCACCACCCTAGTGATCGCCCATCGTCTGGCTACCGTGCAGCATGCCGACCGTATCGCGGTCATCGACAAGGGCCGCTTGGTGGCGGTGGGTACGCACCGCCAATTGATCGAGGAGAGCCCGCTGTATGCGCGCTTGGCGGCTTTGCAGTTCAGCAACGGCTAG
- a CDS encoding methyl-accepting chemotaxis protein translates to MSATAQEVARHAAEAARAADDADHSAQAGEQVMQQTIDIIGAVNREIAGTAAVIRDLEHDSTRIGKVLEVIRGIAEQTNLLALNAAIEAARAGEAGRGFAVVADEVRSLAQRTAASIAEIHQIIEAVQSGAVEAVKAIESGQQRSEEGAEQVQQAGQMLQRITLAVEAIRDMNRQIATAAEEQTSVAEDISRNLIEITRIATANQEAVQHTEQAGQRLHGLSGQLGEVTSRLTA, encoded by the coding sequence ATGTCTGCCACTGCCCAGGAAGTCGCCCGCCACGCGGCCGAGGCCGCTCGTGCGGCGGACGACGCCGACCACAGTGCCCAGGCAGGCGAGCAGGTGATGCAGCAGACCATCGACATCATCGGCGCGGTCAACCGCGAAATCGCCGGCACGGCAGCGGTGATTCGCGACCTGGAGCACGACAGCACGCGCATTGGCAAAGTGCTCGAAGTGATCCGCGGCATTGCCGAACAAACCAACCTGCTGGCGCTTAACGCGGCCATCGAAGCAGCGCGCGCCGGCGAGGCCGGGCGGGGCTTTGCGGTGGTCGCCGATGAAGTACGCAGCCTGGCCCAGCGCACGGCGGCGTCAATTGCCGAGATCCACCAGATCATCGAGGCGGTGCAGTCGGGGGCGGTGGAAGCGGTCAAGGCCATCGAAAGTGGCCAGCAGCGCAGCGAGGAGGGTGCCGAGCAGGTGCAACAGGCCGGCCAAATGTTGCAGCGCATCACCCTGGCAGTGGAGGCGATCCGCGACATGAACCGGCAAATTGCCACGGCGGCCGAAGAGCAGACCAGTGTGGCCGAGGACATCTCGCGCAACCTGATCGAAATCACCCGCATCGCCACGGCCAACCAGGAGGCGGTGCAGCATACCGAACAGGCCGGGCAACGCCTGCATGGGTTGTCGGGGCAATTGGGTGAGGTGACCTCGCGCCTTACCGCCTGA
- a CDS encoding YgdI/YgdR family lipoprotein, which produces MIQRTLPAFLLVLGLGALAGCASPSVITLNDGREIQATDTPKYDEDSGFYEFEQLDGKRTRLNKDQIRTVKEL; this is translated from the coding sequence ATGATTCAACGGACCCTCCCCGCCTTCCTACTCGTTCTGGGCCTGGGCGCCCTCGCTGGCTGCGCTTCGCCAAGCGTCATTACCCTGAACGACGGTCGCGAAATCCAGGCCACCGACACACCTAAGTACGACGAAGACTCCGGCTTTTATGAATTTGAGCAACTGGACGGTAAGCGCACGCGCCTGAACAAGGACCAGATCCGCACCGTCAAAGAGCTCTGA
- the moaB gene encoding molybdenum cofactor biosynthesis protein B, whose translation MKAKADTPFVPLNIAVLTVSDTRTFDTDTSGQLFVDRLGAAGHRLAERVLLKDDLYKIRAQVAAWIADDSVQVVLITGGTGFTGRDSTPEAVACLLDKQVEGFGELFRQISVADIGTSTVQSRALAGLANGTLVCCLPGSTNAVRTGWDGILAEQLDARHRPCNFVPHLKQAAACDSRG comes from the coding sequence ATGAAAGCCAAGGCAGATACCCCCTTCGTGCCGCTGAACATTGCTGTGCTCACGGTCAGCGACACCCGTACCTTCGATACCGACACCTCCGGGCAGTTGTTCGTCGACCGCCTGGGCGCAGCTGGCCACCGCTTGGCCGAGCGCGTGTTGCTGAAGGACGACCTGTACAAGATCCGCGCTCAGGTCGCCGCTTGGATCGCCGATGACAGCGTACAAGTGGTGCTGATCACCGGAGGCACCGGCTTTACCGGCCGCGACAGCACGCCCGAGGCTGTCGCTTGCCTGCTGGACAAGCAGGTAGAGGGCTTTGGTGAGCTGTTCCGGCAGATTTCCGTGGCCGATATCGGCACCTCCACCGTGCAGTCGCGCGCCCTCGCCGGGTTGGCCAACGGTACCCTGGTGTGCTGCCTGCCGGGTTCGACCAATGCGGTGCGTACCGGCTGGGACGGCATTCTTGCCGAGCAGCTCGATGCCCGCCATCGCCCGTGCAACTTCGTGCCACACCTGAAGCAGGCAGCGGCCTGTGACAGCCGTGGCTGA
- the glp gene encoding gephyrin-like molybdotransferase Glp, with the protein MPVEQALEQLLGLAEAAPIRDTENLPLAEAEGRVLATDLVASLDLPPWPNSAMDGYALRLADWQGEPLPVSQRIFAGHAPQPLQPGTCARIFTGAPVPAGADCVEMQENTQVAEDGRVRFLEPLRTAQNIRPQGQETRKGEQVMSAGTRLGPIELGLAATLGHARLDVVRKVRVAVLSTGDELVEPGLPLGPGQIYNSNRRLLVSWLQRLGCEVVDAGILPDDLARTRACLAGLGGVDLILSTGGVSVGEADYLGAALREAGELALWKLAIKPGKPLTFGHFQGVPVIGLPGNPASTLVTFGLLTRPYLLRRQGVAEVTPLRFDMPAGFDWPKPGTRREYLRARIEQGQVRIYKNQSSGVLRSAAWAEGLVEVREGSTPKQGDSVPFIPFSELLG; encoded by the coding sequence ATGCCGGTGGAGCAGGCACTGGAGCAGCTGCTGGGGCTGGCCGAAGCGGCACCGATCCGTGACACCGAGAACCTGCCACTGGCCGAGGCCGAGGGCCGAGTGCTGGCTACCGACTTGGTGGCCTCGCTCGACCTGCCGCCGTGGCCGAACAGCGCCATGGACGGTTACGCCCTGCGCCTGGCTGACTGGCAGGGCGAGCCACTGCCGGTCAGCCAGCGGATCTTCGCCGGCCATGCACCGCAGCCGCTGCAACCGGGCACCTGTGCGCGTATTTTCACCGGGGCGCCGGTGCCCGCCGGTGCCGACTGCGTCGAAATGCAGGAAAATACCCAAGTGGCAGAAGACGGCCGGGTACGCTTTCTCGAACCGCTGAGAACCGCACAGAACATTCGCCCCCAAGGCCAGGAAACCCGCAAGGGTGAGCAGGTGATGAGTGCCGGCACGCGCCTTGGGCCGATCGAACTGGGCCTGGCCGCGACCCTGGGCCACGCTCGCCTGGATGTGGTGCGCAAGGTGCGGGTGGCGGTGCTGTCCACCGGCGATGAGCTGGTCGAGCCCGGCTTGCCACTGGGGCCCGGGCAAATCTACAACAGCAACCGCCGGCTGCTGGTCAGCTGGTTGCAACGGCTGGGCTGCGAGGTGGTTGACGCCGGCATCCTGCCGGATGACCTGGCGCGTACCCGCGCCTGCCTGGCCGGGCTGGGCGGTGTCGACTTGATCCTGTCCACCGGCGGTGTCTCGGTTGGCGAAGCCGACTACCTCGGCGCCGCCCTGCGCGAAGCCGGTGAACTGGCGTTGTGGAAGCTGGCGATCAAGCCGGGTAAACCGCTAACCTTCGGTCACTTCCAAGGCGTACCGGTGATTGGCCTGCCGGGTAACCCAGCCTCGACCCTGGTCACGTTTGGCCTGTTGACGCGGCCTTACCTGCTGCGTCGCCAGGGCGTGGCCGAAGTCACGCCGCTGCGTTTCGACATGCCGGCAGGCTTTGATTGGCCTAAGCCCGGCACGCGCCGTGAGTACCTGCGCGCACGCATCGAGCAGGGCCAGGTGCGCATCTACAAAAACCAGAGCTCGGGCGTGTTGCGCAGCGCAGCCTGGGCCGAGGGGTTGGTGGAAGTGCGCGAAGGCAGCACGCCGAAGCAGGGCGACAGCGTGCCGTTCATCCCCTTCAGCGAGCTACTTGGCTGA
- a CDS encoding glycosyltransferase family 4 protein: MRILWTLPYLPWPTTSGSKTRQYHLIRALAQRGHRITLLVQSKVPLSDSAREALEPLLERLIVLPRRPLHSPLNLLASPIIDYPMRAIIHGLAPCLRHRFEQLLDEPWDVIQIEHSYSFQPFEKALLARGLPYMLSEHTLESVMGGASHDPLPLWLRPLNAFDRWRYRRWEHRVLRQPSELVAVSAHDAELIAQISGRPVNVVVNGVDCDFYQHVQPALHSQRLLFVGNFEYGANLEAIEWALEDIMPQVWMSNPAVRLAIAGHAMPASWKLHWNDPRIEWFGYRPDLRELQRRSALFFAPLRYAGGSKVKILEAMAAGLPVITTGKGVSGLAANNGEHYLGSDDGDQLALLITQLLNQPWRMSQLSDAGRQFARQRHDWSVAAQQLENVHMRLAQAAPAEAAPLASAWLGRSAK, translated from the coding sequence ATGCGCATTCTCTGGACACTGCCTTACCTGCCCTGGCCGACCACCAGCGGCAGCAAGACCCGGCAATACCACTTGATACGCGCATTGGCACAGCGCGGCCACCGCATTACCCTGCTGGTGCAATCGAAAGTCCCCCTGAGCGATAGCGCCCGCGAAGCCTTGGAGCCCTTGCTCGAACGCCTGATCGTGCTGCCCCGCCGGCCACTGCACAGCCCGCTTAACCTGCTGGCCTCGCCGATCATCGACTACCCCATGCGGGCGATCATCCATGGCCTGGCCCCTTGCCTGCGGCACCGCTTCGAGCAACTGCTCGATGAACCCTGGGACGTGATCCAGATCGAGCACAGCTACAGCTTCCAGCCCTTCGAAAAAGCCCTGCTGGCGCGCGGGTTGCCCTACATGCTCAGTGAGCACACCTTGGAGTCAGTGATGGGCGGCGCCAGCCACGACCCGCTGCCGCTGTGGCTGCGCCCGCTCAACGCCTTCGACCGCTGGCGCTACCGGCGCTGGGAGCACCGCGTGCTCCGCCAGCCCAGCGAACTGGTGGCGGTCAGCGCCCACGATGCCGAGCTGATCGCACAGATCAGCGGGCGCCCTGTGAACGTGGTGGTCAATGGCGTGGATTGTGATTTCTACCAGCACGTGCAACCCGCACTGCACAGCCAGCGCCTGCTGTTCGTCGGCAACTTCGAATATGGCGCCAACCTGGAAGCCATCGAATGGGCGCTGGAAGACATCATGCCGCAGGTGTGGATGAGCAACCCGGCAGTGCGCCTGGCGATTGCCGGGCATGCCATGCCGGCCAGCTGGAAACTGCACTGGAACGACCCACGGATCGAATGGTTCGGCTACCGCCCAGACCTGCGTGAGCTGCAGCGGCGTTCGGCGCTGTTTTTCGCACCGCTGCGCTACGCCGGCGGCTCCAAGGTGAAAATCCTCGAAGCGATGGCCGCCGGCTTGCCGGTCATCACCACCGGCAAAGGCGTTTCCGGCCTGGCCGCGAACAACGGCGAGCACTACCTGGGCAGTGACGACGGCGACCAGCTGGCCTTGCTGATCACCCAGCTGTTGAACCAGCCATGGCGCATGAGCCAGTTGAGCGACGCCGGGCGCCAGTTCGCTCGCCAGCGCCACGACTGGAGCGTTGCCGCGCAGCAACTGGAGAACGTGCACATGCGCCTGGCCCAGGCAGCACCGGCCGAAGCCGCGCCACTGGCCAGTGCCTGGCTGGGCCGCTCAGCCAAGTAG
- the yegS gene encoding lipid kinase YegS yields the protein MQGRKAMLILHGKQAMNEELRSAVYGLRDSGWVLDVRVTWEAGDAQRLVAEALAAGYSHIVAGGGDGTLRDVAEAMGRAATEASLALLPLGTANDFAKAAGIPLEPATALALLNLPAQPIDLGQAGEQMFLNMATGGFGSQVTANTSEDLKKVLGAAAYLFTGLSRFSELQAASVTLQGPGFHWEGDLLALGIGNGRQAGGGQALCPEAVVNDGLLDIAILPAPQEVVGALRELLAGDGLFVRARLPWVEIKCSQGLDINLDGEPVQADNLRFQAKPAALCVHLPSGSPLLSRPG from the coding sequence ATGCAAGGGCGTAAGGCAATGCTGATCCTGCACGGCAAGCAGGCGATGAACGAAGAGTTGCGCAGCGCCGTGTATGGCCTGCGCGACAGCGGCTGGGTGCTGGATGTGCGGGTCACCTGGGAGGCCGGTGACGCCCAACGGCTGGTTGCCGAGGCGCTGGCTGCCGGCTACAGCCATATCGTCGCCGGTGGCGGGGATGGCACATTGCGCGATGTCGCCGAGGCCATGGGGCGGGCGGCTACCGAGGCCAGCCTGGCCTTGTTGCCGCTGGGTACCGCCAACGATTTTGCCAAGGCGGCAGGCATACCCCTGGAGCCCGCCACCGCGCTGGCCCTGCTGAACCTACCGGCACAGCCAATAGACCTGGGCCAGGCTGGCGAGCAGATGTTCCTCAACATGGCCACGGGCGGCTTTGGCAGCCAGGTCACCGCCAATACTTCCGAGGACCTGAAGAAGGTGCTGGGCGCTGCCGCCTACCTGTTCACCGGGTTGTCGCGCTTCAGTGAACTGCAGGCAGCCTCGGTGACGTTGCAGGGGCCGGGTTTTCACTGGGAGGGGGACTTGCTGGCGCTGGGAATCGGCAATGGCCGCCAGGCCGGCGGCGGGCAGGCGCTATGCCCAGAGGCCGTGGTGAATGACGGCCTGCTCGACATCGCCATCCTGCCGGCGCCGCAGGAGGTGGTCGGCGCCCTGCGTGAGCTGCTGGCAGGTGACGGCCTGTTTGTACGGGCCAGGTTGCCCTGGGTCGAGATCAAGTGCTCGCAAGGGCTGGACATCAACCTCGATGGCGAGCCAGTGCAAGCCGATAACCTGCGCTTCCAGGCCAAGCCCGCTGCACTGTGCGTGCACCTGCCGAGCGGGTCGCCGTTGCTCAGTCGTCCAGGCTGA
- a CDS encoding response regulator transcription factor: MTCRLLLVDDHSLIRAGVRALVGDVPGYDVIGEADDGSQLLEQVRTLAPDIILLDISMRSTSGLDALTQLRASGSTCKVLILSMHTDPDLIMRALESGAHGYLLKDTSATELEQALAAVRNGERYLSPAIAHTVINQALRHARQAKQPAGERHSLTVRQLEILRLIVRGKSTREIASGLGLSIKTVETHRSQIMKRLQIHDVAGLVLFAVREKIISLDD, from the coding sequence ATGACCTGTAGACTGCTGCTGGTCGACGACCACTCGCTGATCCGCGCAGGGGTGCGTGCATTGGTCGGCGACGTCCCCGGCTACGACGTAATCGGCGAAGCCGACGACGGCAGCCAACTGCTCGAGCAGGTGCGCACGCTAGCACCGGACATCATCTTGCTGGACATCTCCATGCGCTCGACCAGCGGCCTGGACGCCCTCACTCAACTGCGCGCCAGCGGTAGCACCTGCAAGGTGCTGATCTTGTCGATGCACACCGACCCGGACCTGATCATGCGAGCCCTGGAGAGCGGCGCCCATGGCTACCTGCTCAAGGACACCAGCGCCACCGAACTGGAGCAGGCCCTGGCCGCGGTGCGCAATGGCGAGCGCTACCTCAGCCCGGCGATCGCCCATACGGTCATCAACCAGGCGCTGCGGCACGCCAGGCAGGCCAAGCAACCTGCTGGTGAGCGGCATAGCCTCACCGTGCGCCAGTTGGAGATCTTGCGCCTGATCGTACGCGGCAAGTCGACGCGGGAAATCGCCAGCGGCCTGGGCCTGTCGATCAAGACCGTGGAAACCCACCGCTCACAGATCATGAAGCGCCTGCAGATCCATGACGTGGCCGGCCTGGTGCTGTTTGCCGTGCGCGAGAAAATCATCAGCCTGGACGACTGA
- a CDS encoding sensor histidine kinase, with protein sequence MFPRLKTPLRCCTRAALLRWATAGLCVASLVANLVLYLANQAIPGGLLVLQLAATLGAVVFLGLGARSISMRPAELAERMLKVQEDERQHLSRELHDDIGQLLTAAKLQLQWLQRRMPDELQTHCEALRSTLDDTLGNVRDVSALLNPRQLASLGLEASLRAHLLRTLASSSVHWSLACNQRLGGIDEAVAMAVFRITQEAVTNMLRHAQARNLVIRLQRTPAGLALSIHDDGRGFVPAQHPAEAGQRGLAGMQERVFALHGSLDITSQLGQGTRIEAVFPWPPRTQQRARSSAAHDL encoded by the coding sequence ATGTTCCCACGCTTGAAAACTCCTTTGCGTTGCTGCACCCGCGCTGCCCTGCTGCGTTGGGCGACGGCCGGGCTGTGCGTGGCCTCGCTGGTCGCCAACCTCGTGCTGTATTTGGCCAACCAGGCAATCCCGGGCGGCCTGCTGGTGCTGCAGCTAGCCGCCACGCTGGGCGCCGTTGTGTTCCTGGGCCTGGGCGCTCGGTCAATCAGCATGCGCCCGGCAGAACTGGCCGAGCGCATGCTTAAGGTCCAGGAAGACGAGCGCCAGCACCTAAGCCGGGAGCTGCATGACGACATCGGCCAGTTGCTCACTGCCGCCAAGCTGCAGCTGCAGTGGCTGCAACGGCGCATGCCCGATGAACTGCAGACCCACTGCGAAGCCCTGCGCAGCACGCTGGATGACACCTTGGGCAACGTGCGTGATGTGTCCGCCCTGCTCAACCCGCGGCAGCTGGCCAGCCTTGGCCTTGAAGCCAGCCTGCGCGCGCACCTGCTGCGCACGCTGGCCAGCAGCAGCGTACATTGGAGCCTGGCGTGCAACCAGCGCCTTGGAGGTATCGACGAGGCCGTGGCAATGGCGGTGTTCCGCATCACCCAGGAGGCCGTGACCAACATGTTGCGCCACGCCCAAGCACGCAACCTGGTTATCCGCTTGCAGCGCACCCCCGCAGGGCTGGCGCTGTCAATCCACGATGATGGCCGCGGTTTTGTGCCCGCCCAGCACCCCGCCGAGGCCGGCCAGCGTGGCCTGGCCGGCATGCAGGAGCGGGTGTTCGCCTTGCACGGCAGCCTCGACATCACCAGCCAGCTCGGCCAGGGCACGCGCATCGAAGCCGTGTTCCCATGGCCGCCGCGTACCCAGCAACGCGCCAGGAGTAGTGCCGCCCATGACCTGTAG
- a CDS encoding chemotaxis protein CheV, whose product MAGILDTVDQRTQLVGENRLEILMFRLAGRQLFAINVFKVQEVLQLPKLTLMPQRHAFVCGVVNLRGQTLPVIDLSQAIGMRPLQPGPDSTIIVTEYNRSVQAFLVGGVDRIVNMNWEAIMPPPASAGRQHYLTAITKVDDKLVEVIDVEKVLAEIVPYNARVSGDKLAEPVLARARGREVLLVDDSSVALAQLRDTLSQLGVKLHVASDGLKALRLLKGWADAGENVCEKLLMVFTDAEMPEMDGYRLTTEIRSDARLRQLYVVLHTSLSGSFNESMVKKVGCDNFLSKFQPDRLVDVVKQRLLLDTATA is encoded by the coding sequence ATGGCTGGCATTCTCGACACGGTAGACCAACGCACGCAACTGGTGGGTGAGAACCGCCTGGAAATCCTGATGTTTCGCCTGGCCGGCCGCCAGCTATTCGCAATCAACGTGTTCAAGGTTCAGGAAGTGCTGCAGCTGCCCAAGCTGACCCTGATGCCCCAGCGCCACGCGTTCGTCTGCGGGGTGGTCAACCTGCGTGGCCAGACCCTGCCAGTGATTGACCTGTCCCAGGCGATTGGCATGCGCCCGCTGCAGCCGGGGCCGGACAGCACCATCATCGTCACCGAGTACAACCGCTCGGTGCAGGCCTTCCTGGTGGGTGGTGTCGACCGCATCGTCAACATGAACTGGGAAGCGATCATGCCGCCGCCAGCCAGCGCCGGGCGCCAGCATTACCTGACCGCTATCACCAAGGTCGATGACAAGCTGGTGGAAGTGATCGATGTGGAAAAGGTGCTGGCCGAGATCGTGCCGTACAACGCCCGGGTTTCTGGCGACAAACTTGCCGAGCCGGTGCTGGCCCGGGCCCGCGGCCGCGAGGTGCTGCTGGTAGACGATTCCAGCGTGGCTTTGGCGCAGTTGCGCGACACGCTGTCCCAGTTGGGGGTAAAGCTGCATGTGGCCAGTGACGGCCTGAAGGCGTTGCGCCTGCTCAAGGGTTGGGCTGATGCCGGTGAGAACGTGTGCGAGAAGCTGCTGATGGTGTTCACCGACGCCGAGATGCCGGAAATGGACGGCTATCGGTTGACCACCGAGATCCGTAGTGATGCCCGCTTGCGCCAGCTCTACGTGGTGCTGCACACCTCGCTGTCAGGCAGTTTCAACGAATCCATGGTGAAGAAGGTGGGTTGCGACAACTTCTTGTCCAAGTTCCAGCCTGACCGTTTGGTCGATGTGGTCAAGCAACGCCTGTTGCTGGATACCGCCACTGCGTGA
- a CDS encoding MOSC domain-containing protein — MFLSELYRYPVKSGQGQRLQASPVGLLGLQGDRRWMVVEEENGRFLTQRAWPRLGLLKASDDDSGQLLLEAPGQAPLRVPVPAADEALRGVTIWRDTLRVPDAGDAAAAWLSALLGQAVRLVYCPEQRSRYLPNGYGLNSDRAAFPDGFPLLLIGQGSLDELNRRIGRPMQMLRFRPNLVVQGAQAFAEDGWKRIRIGSLQLRVLKPSVRCIFTTIDPATGERSADREPMATLKTFREKEGDVLFGQNLAVDGSGRLEVGMGVEILE; from the coding sequence ATGTTTCTCAGTGAGCTGTATCGGTACCCGGTGAAGTCAGGGCAGGGGCAACGCCTGCAGGCGTCACCGGTGGGGTTGTTGGGGTTGCAGGGCGATCGCCGCTGGATGGTGGTGGAGGAAGAAAACGGACGCTTCCTTACCCAGCGCGCCTGGCCGCGGCTTGGCCTGCTCAAGGCCAGCGATGACGACAGCGGCCAGTTGCTGCTGGAAGCGCCGGGGCAGGCGCCGTTGCGGGTGCCTGTGCCAGCTGCCGATGAGGCCTTGCGCGGCGTGACCATTTGGCGTGACACCCTGCGCGTGCCGGATGCCGGCGATGCGGCGGCGGCCTGGCTGAGCGCACTGCTGGGCCAGGCCGTGCGCCTGGTGTATTGCCCGGAGCAGCGCTCGCGCTATCTGCCCAATGGCTATGGCTTGAACAGTGACCGGGCGGCGTTCCCGGATGGTTTCCCTTTGCTGCTGATCGGCCAGGGCTCGCTGGACGAGCTTAACCGGCGTATTGGCAGGCCCATGCAGATGCTGCGCTTTCGGCCCAACCTGGTGGTACAGGGGGCGCAAGCGTTTGCCGAGGATGGTTGGAAGCGAATCCGTATTGGTAGCCTGCAATTGCGCGTGCTCAAGCCCAGTGTGCGGTGCATCTTTACCACCATTGACCCGGCTACCGGTGAGCGCAGTGCCGACCGTGAGCCAATGGCTACGCTCAAGACTTTCCGCGAAAAAGAGGGGGATGTGCTGTTCGGGCAGAACCTGGCAGTGGATGGCAGTGGGCGGTTAGAGGTGGGGATGGGGGTCGAAATCCTCGAATGA